The following proteins come from a genomic window of Musa acuminata AAA Group cultivar baxijiao chromosome BXJ1-7, Cavendish_Baxijiao_AAA, whole genome shotgun sequence:
- the LOC135582074 gene encoding protein MODIFIER OF SNC1 1-like isoform X1 → MASSILAGERRWASTRKSGMTILGKVPKPINLPSQRLENNGVDPNLEIVPKGSLTWGNRPSSASTNVWSSSTLLSPKTDGSSGSPSHYSGRPSSGGSGTRPSTAGSDRSQDPSPNAWGSNLRPFTASGSLPSNQTPMAARPQSAETRPGSSHLSRFAEHSADPAVAWGPTRTAEKFGGASSKTDKFSLSSGDFPTLGSDKKSETHSQQGHSSQEHPTATSGKFRPNIKVELSSNEDGFMDHENVNTLRTNRNLYAEGGSRLNMNCQNNPQQAQPSQSLKMESHQFDSWHGPPVHPTDGIWYRGGTIGGPYQPAAPRGSYPVEPFVCCPFPPNSEAVLRPGAGPANYYPTNGETYHPQMLPNSYMFPSHPIVPSGPGPYQVPPYDGFYNYRQTSIYSSGGQQFPTAGLATQPSVYNQHSNRNGTFNSGESQNSPCEDGSKTTREQMLSVTARVPHQGTNMVLVKQHGDLESNHLQEEQFTPANFDVKCKPGISNSKQKGEHSTVSRKNETDQQAPSKPANNYECQTSTPVMTNLQENPCGTSNGMLKREPDTAVPMVHDQKHNPVIKKNSVLIEKIEGLNNKVRNATSFTEIGQVPSRQEGAKQPKIVNAKPEYSAEVNAAHTENASTSIISAKPVSFEESSSDFPTPSTTAMPVPSKYSSSTVVCSPKLSVYSSIVSSPAELQDIDVVKPDYWVPDEAAYFHVPNRIHVTRTRGDYHAISRSDNQVDTGSARKPPGRGSSAVPKKLAVDGPVTGILDNNPSKEAILSFSSDSIDHKVQHAKVKEIAVQCAKQMQKEEERTREQKAKGLANLEEPNICLVAQNMKQKLNSLSRKGNVQHQEDSGVDIASQTIVVTSDPPGDIVGNTETLVLATDSGNKKHGTFVSLHLNSASSTPREVSQDSAIFHGPPLDLQHETKTTDVRNKNFSTESHVGGVSKHKQMGYRRRQKVPLEKSSDKKPIMAENMDSEYLDEVVLERSSENSSEGNTPAPINDKLLNNEDPYLQYKKKSSRNPRNKNKDDISMSSSLISYAHSDENVEEHLCESSQSHSPALVAETLLVPAQVAAGNAESQDSKDGIHSHQVCSKIIKAHGRMSNHWKPHAPRRPARNQQVHRPMDKVHGSETVIWAPIKPRNKNEEYEESSQSGIIGSDHQSSERNEHDMNGARTKRAEMDRYVPRPVAKELLQQENTQKSSSDVNQSGDMPEKPCLDSKGAGMSKSDGSSGRRTDIIADKKNRENRRTKQGMAHASWRQRSSTESTLPLQSLNESLNSSDATKLFDKPSDQHLQLPEQFGPESSRNSVLKDSVVLPVVTKDQGKKSRERHQQVHRVAGSNYVALDHGHLPSETDDRSGVNTPISDLNDTDGRTSMAGDGKNIGGEHIRAHGHWKPKSRPYFRNQKQENRDNGGQRISCHNGTTEKFTSPGSKTDPSRDDGSHVVMAADNDVPPGNRNAQHESKVSPPHQRGHHNGHFNRVQEAIYKGKDLAQVTGKLNAQINEERPKNNAHLEYKPIGSSSEPSDLCQSNFSVDQGALVHRVSKQRYREQVQSQTRNRSHFFKQNTGATALVGEE, encoded by the exons ATGGCATCGAGTATCCTGGCAGGAGAACGAAG ATGGGCTTCCACTCGAAAATCAGGCATGACTATTTTGGGTAAAGTACCAAAACCCATCAATTTACCAAGTCAAAG GTTGGAGAACAATGGTGTTGACCCAAACTTGGAAATCGTTCCCAA GGGTTCTCTTACTTGGGGAAACCGACCATCTTCGGCAAGTACAAATGTGTGGAGTTCATCAACTCTACTATCACCTAAAACTGATGGAAGTAGTGGTTCACCAAGTCATTATAGTGGTCGTCCATCATCTGGTGGAAGTGGTACGAGGCCATCAACAGCAGGTAGTGATAGGTCCCAAGACCCTTCCCCCAATGCATGGGGTTCAAATTTACGTCCATTTACAGCATCTGGATCATTGCCATCAAACCAAACACCAATGGCAGCTCGTCCACAAAGTGCAGAGACGAGGCCTGGTAGCTCTCACCTCTCTCGATTTGCAGAACATTCAGCAGATCCTGCAGTTGCATGGGGGCCTACGAGAACTGCTGAGAAATTC GGAGGTGCATCATCAAAGACTGACAAGTTCTCCTTGAGTTCTGGCGATTTTCCAACACTAGGCTCTGATAAGAAGTCTGAGACACACAGTCAGCAAg GTCACAGTTCTCAAGAACATCCTACTGCAACTTCTGGTAAATTCAGACCCAATATAAAGGTGGAACTTTCTTCCAATG AGGATGGTTTCATGGATCATGAAAATGTTAATACTCTCAGGACAAACAGAAATTTGTATGCTGAAGGTGGTTCTCGACTAAATATGAATTGCCAGAATAACCCACAGCAGGCACAGCCATCCCAAAGCTTAAAAATGGAGTCTCATCAGTTTGATTCTTGGCATGGTCCTCCAGTCCACCCTACTGATGGAATTTGGTATAGAGGTGGGACAATAGGTGGTCCATACCAGCCAGCAGCTCCACGGGGTAGTTATCCCGTTGAGCCTTTTGTGTGCTGTCCATTCCCGCCTAACTCTGAGGCTGTTTTAAGACCAGGAGCTGGACCAGCTAACTACTATCCTACCAATGGAGAGACATATCATCCCCAAATGCTTCCTAATTCATACATGTTTCCTAGTCATCCTATtgttccatctggacctgggccttACCAGGTTCCTCCCTATGATGGGTTTTATAATTATCGTCAAACAAGCATTTACAGTTCTGGTGGACAACAGTTCCCTACAGCGGGTTTGGCTACTCAACCTAGTGTCTATAACCAACATTCTAATCGTAATGGAACTTTTAACTCAGGAGAGTCTCAGAACAGTCCTTGTGAAGATGGTTCAAAAACAACCAGGGAGCAGATGTTATCAGTTACAGCTCGTGTTCCTCATCAAGGAACCAACATGGTTTTGGTAAAACAACATGGTGACTTGGAAAGTAATCACCTGCAAGAAGAGCAATTCACTCCAGCAAATTTTGATGTGAAATGCAAACCAGGAATTTCCAACTCCAAGCAGAAGGGCGAGCACTCTACAGTTAGCAGAAAGAATGAAACTGATCAGCAAGCTCCATCCAAGCCAGCTAATAATTATGAATGCCAAACTTCAACTCCAGTCATGACTAACTTACAAGAAAATCCATGCGGAACATCTAATGGCATGCTGAAGAGAGAACCAGATACTGCAGTTCCAATGGTTCATGATCAGAAACATAATCCAGTCATAAAAAAGAATTCAGTGCTGATTGAAAAGATAGAAGgcttaaataacaaagttagaaaTGCTACTAGTTTCACTGAAATTGGACAGGTGCCATCTAGACAAGAGGGAGCAAAACAACCAAAGATCGTCAATGCCAAACCCGAATATTCTGCAGAAGTTAATGCTGCACATACTGAAAATGCTTCTACGTCCATCATTTCTGCTAAGCCTGTTTCTTTTGAGGAGAGTTCTTCAGATTTTCCTACACCAAGTACTACAGCAATGCCTGTTCCCTCTAAGTACAGCTCCTCAACTGTAGTTTGTAGCCCAAAGCTATCTGTTTACTCATCAATTGTCTCTAGCCCAGCAGAATTACAAGATATTGATGTGGTGAAGCCTGATTATTGGGTACCTGATGAAGCAGCTTATTTCCATGTTCCAAATAGAATCCATGTTACACGAACTAGGGGTGATTATCATGCTATATCGAGATCAGATAATCAAGTTGATACTGGATCCGCAAGAAAACCACCTGGTAGAGGTTCCTCTGCCGTTCCCAAGAAATTGGCTGTGGATGGCCCAGTCACAGGGATTCTTGATAATAATCCTTCTAAGGAGGCCATTTTGTCATTCTCATCAGATTCAATTGATCACAAGGTCCAG catgCTAAAGTGAAGGAGATAGCTGTTCAATGCGCAAAACAGATGCAAAAGGAGGAAGAAAGGACGAGGGAACAAAAGGCAAAAGGTCTTGCAAATTTAGAAGAACCGAACATATGCTTAGTGGCACAaaacatgaaacaaaaattgaattCCTTATCACGAAAAGGTAATGTGCAGCATCAAGAAGATTCTGGAGTTGATATTGCTTCTCAAACTATTGTTGTAACTAGTGACCCTCCGGGTGATATTGTGGGGAATACTGAGACATTGGTACTGGCAACTGATAGTGGGAACAAAAAACATGGAACATTTGTTTCTTTGCACTTGAATTCTGCTTCAAGTACCCCAAGAGAAGTTTCCCAAGATTCTGCAATTTTTCATGGGCCGCCACTGGATCTGCAGCATGAGACAAAGACTACAGATGTTAGAAACAAAAATTTTAGTACAGAGTCTCATGTTGGTGGTGTGTCTAAGCACAAGCAGATGGGCTACAGACGAAGGCAGAAAGTCCCACTGGAGAAAAGTTCAGATAAGAAGCCAATCATGGCGGAAAATATGGACTCGGAGTATCTAGATGAGGTTGTGCTTGAGAGAAGCTCAGAAAATTCTTCTGAGGGTAATACACCTGCACCAATTAATGATAAGTTGCTGAACAATGAGGATCCTTATCTTCAGTATAAGAAGAAAAGCAGTAGAAACCCAAGGAATAAGAACAAGGATGACATCTCGATGAGCTCTAGTTTAATTTCTTATGCACATTCTGATGAAAATGTTGAAGAACATTTATGTGAAAGTTCCCAGTCTCATTCCCCAGCATTGGTTGCAGAAACTTTATTAGTTCCTGCCCAAGTTGCTGCTGGAAATGCTGAAAGTCAAGACTCCAAGGATGGTATACATTCTCACCAAGTGTGTTCTAAAATTATTAAAGCTCATGGTAGGATGAGCAACCACTGGAAGCCTCATGCTCCCAGAAGACCAGCAAGAAACCAGCAAGTTCATAGGCCTATGGATAAGGTCCATGGAAGTGAGACTGTCATCTGGGCACCTATAAAGCCTCGAAACAAGAATGAAGAATATGAGGAAAGCAGCCAGAGTGGTATTATAGGAAGTGACCATCAGTCTTCAGAAAGGAATGAGCATGATATGAATGGTGCAAGAACAAAGAGGGCTGAAATGGATCGATATGTTCCTAGACCAGTAGCCAAAGAACTATTGCAGCAAGAAAACACACAAAAATCTTCATCTGATGTTAATCAGTCAGGTGACATGCCTGAGAAGCCTTGCTTAGATTCTAAAGGTGCTGGGATGAGTAAATCGGATGGGTCATCAGGTAGGAGAACAGACATCATTGCTGATAAAAAGAACAGAGAGAATAGACGTACCAAACAAGGGATGGCACATGCCTCTTGGCGTCAGAGAAGTTCAACTGAATCAACTTTACCTTTACAGAGTTTGAATGAAAGCTTAAACTCTTCTGATGCTACTAAGCTTTTTGACAAGCCTTCTGATCAGCATCTTCAATTACCAGAACAATTTGGACCGGAGAGTAGCAGGAATTCTGTCTTAAAAGATTCAGTTGTCCTTCCTGTTGTGACTAAGGACCAAGGAAAGAAAAGCAGGGAAAGACATCAGCAAGTTCACAGAGTTGCAGGAAGCAATTATGTTGCTCTTGATCATGGCCATTTGCCGAGTGAAACAGATGATAGAAGTGGTGTCAATACTCCCATCTCAGATCTAAATGACACTGATGGAAGAACTTCTATGGCAGGTGATGGTAAGAATATAGGTGGTGAGCATATCAGAGCTCATGGTCACTGGAAACCAAAATCTCGGCCTTATTTTCGAAATCAAAAGCAGGAAAATAGGGACAATGGTGGACAAAGAATTTCTTGTCATAATGGTACGACTGAGAAATTCACTTCTCCAGGCTCCAAAACTGATCCTTCACGTGATGATGGTTCTCACGTGGTGATGGCTGCAGATAATGATGTACCTCCAGGAAATAGAAATGCTCAGCATGAAAGTAAGGTATCTCCTCCGCACCAACGTGGACACCACAATGGGCATTTTAACAGAGTGCAGGAAGCAATATATAAGGGTAAGGACTTGGCACAAGTTACTGGAAAATTAAATGCTCAGATAAATGAAGAAAGGCCAAAGAACAATGCACATCTTGAATATAAGCCAATTGGTTCTTCTAGTGAGCCAAGTGATTTATGCCAGTCAAACTTCAGTGTTGATCAAGGAGCACTGGTTCATCGTGTTTCCAAACAAAGGTACAGGGAACAAGTTCAGAGTCAAACAAGAAACCGTAGTCACTTCTTCAAGCAGAATACTGGTGCAACTGCTCTTGTTGGTGAAGAGTGA
- the LOC135582074 gene encoding protein MODIFIER OF SNC1 1-like isoform X2: MVLTQTWKSFPRVLLLGETDHLRQVQMCGVHQLYYHLKLMEVVVHQVIIVVVHHLVEVVRGHQQQGGASSKTDKFSLSSGDFPTLGSDKKSETHSQQGHSSQEHPTATSGKFRPNIKVELSSNEDGFMDHENVNTLRTNRNLYAEGGSRLNMNCQNNPQQAQPSQSLKMESHQFDSWHGPPVHPTDGIWYRGGTIGGPYQPAAPRGSYPVEPFVCCPFPPNSEAVLRPGAGPANYYPTNGETYHPQMLPNSYMFPSHPIVPSGPGPYQVPPYDGFYNYRQTSIYSSGGQQFPTAGLATQPSVYNQHSNRNGTFNSGESQNSPCEDGSKTTREQMLSVTARVPHQGTNMVLVKQHGDLESNHLQEEQFTPANFDVKCKPGISNSKQKGEHSTVSRKNETDQQAPSKPANNYECQTSTPVMTNLQENPCGTSNGMLKREPDTAVPMVHDQKHNPVIKKNSVLIEKIEGLNNKVRNATSFTEIGQVPSRQEGAKQPKIVNAKPEYSAEVNAAHTENASTSIISAKPVSFEESSSDFPTPSTTAMPVPSKYSSSTVVCSPKLSVYSSIVSSPAELQDIDVVKPDYWVPDEAAYFHVPNRIHVTRTRGDYHAISRSDNQVDTGSARKPPGRGSSAVPKKLAVDGPVTGILDNNPSKEAILSFSSDSIDHKVQHAKVKEIAVQCAKQMQKEEERTREQKAKGLANLEEPNICLVAQNMKQKLNSLSRKGNVQHQEDSGVDIASQTIVVTSDPPGDIVGNTETLVLATDSGNKKHGTFVSLHLNSASSTPREVSQDSAIFHGPPLDLQHETKTTDVRNKNFSTESHVGGVSKHKQMGYRRRQKVPLEKSSDKKPIMAENMDSEYLDEVVLERSSENSSEGNTPAPINDKLLNNEDPYLQYKKKSSRNPRNKNKDDISMSSSLISYAHSDENVEEHLCESSQSHSPALVAETLLVPAQVAAGNAESQDSKDGIHSHQVCSKIIKAHGRMSNHWKPHAPRRPARNQQVHRPMDKVHGSETVIWAPIKPRNKNEEYEESSQSGIIGSDHQSSERNEHDMNGARTKRAEMDRYVPRPVAKELLQQENTQKSSSDVNQSGDMPEKPCLDSKGAGMSKSDGSSGRRTDIIADKKNRENRRTKQGMAHASWRQRSSTESTLPLQSLNESLNSSDATKLFDKPSDQHLQLPEQFGPESSRNSVLKDSVVLPVVTKDQGKKSRERHQQVHRVAGSNYVALDHGHLPSETDDRSGVNTPISDLNDTDGRTSMAGDGKNIGGEHIRAHGHWKPKSRPYFRNQKQENRDNGGQRISCHNGTTEKFTSPGSKTDPSRDDGSHVVMAADNDVPPGNRNAQHESKVSPPHQRGHHNGHFNRVQEAIYKGKDLAQVTGKLNAQINEERPKNNAHLEYKPIGSSSEPSDLCQSNFSVDQGALVHRVSKQRYREQVQSQTRNRSHFFKQNTGATALVGEE, from the exons ATGGTGTTGACCCAAACTTGGAAATCGTTCCCAA GGGTTCTCTTACTTGGGGAAACCGACCATCTTCGGCAAGTACAAATGTGTGGAGTTCATCAACTCTACTATCACCTAAAACTGATGGAAGTAGTGGTTCACCAAGTCATTATAGTGGTCGTCCATCATCTGGTGGAAGTGGTACGAGGCCATCAACAGCAG GGAGGTGCATCATCAAAGACTGACAAGTTCTCCTTGAGTTCTGGCGATTTTCCAACACTAGGCTCTGATAAGAAGTCTGAGACACACAGTCAGCAAg GTCACAGTTCTCAAGAACATCCTACTGCAACTTCTGGTAAATTCAGACCCAATATAAAGGTGGAACTTTCTTCCAATG AGGATGGTTTCATGGATCATGAAAATGTTAATACTCTCAGGACAAACAGAAATTTGTATGCTGAAGGTGGTTCTCGACTAAATATGAATTGCCAGAATAACCCACAGCAGGCACAGCCATCCCAAAGCTTAAAAATGGAGTCTCATCAGTTTGATTCTTGGCATGGTCCTCCAGTCCACCCTACTGATGGAATTTGGTATAGAGGTGGGACAATAGGTGGTCCATACCAGCCAGCAGCTCCACGGGGTAGTTATCCCGTTGAGCCTTTTGTGTGCTGTCCATTCCCGCCTAACTCTGAGGCTGTTTTAAGACCAGGAGCTGGACCAGCTAACTACTATCCTACCAATGGAGAGACATATCATCCCCAAATGCTTCCTAATTCATACATGTTTCCTAGTCATCCTATtgttccatctggacctgggccttACCAGGTTCCTCCCTATGATGGGTTTTATAATTATCGTCAAACAAGCATTTACAGTTCTGGTGGACAACAGTTCCCTACAGCGGGTTTGGCTACTCAACCTAGTGTCTATAACCAACATTCTAATCGTAATGGAACTTTTAACTCAGGAGAGTCTCAGAACAGTCCTTGTGAAGATGGTTCAAAAACAACCAGGGAGCAGATGTTATCAGTTACAGCTCGTGTTCCTCATCAAGGAACCAACATGGTTTTGGTAAAACAACATGGTGACTTGGAAAGTAATCACCTGCAAGAAGAGCAATTCACTCCAGCAAATTTTGATGTGAAATGCAAACCAGGAATTTCCAACTCCAAGCAGAAGGGCGAGCACTCTACAGTTAGCAGAAAGAATGAAACTGATCAGCAAGCTCCATCCAAGCCAGCTAATAATTATGAATGCCAAACTTCAACTCCAGTCATGACTAACTTACAAGAAAATCCATGCGGAACATCTAATGGCATGCTGAAGAGAGAACCAGATACTGCAGTTCCAATGGTTCATGATCAGAAACATAATCCAGTCATAAAAAAGAATTCAGTGCTGATTGAAAAGATAGAAGgcttaaataacaaagttagaaaTGCTACTAGTTTCACTGAAATTGGACAGGTGCCATCTAGACAAGAGGGAGCAAAACAACCAAAGATCGTCAATGCCAAACCCGAATATTCTGCAGAAGTTAATGCTGCACATACTGAAAATGCTTCTACGTCCATCATTTCTGCTAAGCCTGTTTCTTTTGAGGAGAGTTCTTCAGATTTTCCTACACCAAGTACTACAGCAATGCCTGTTCCCTCTAAGTACAGCTCCTCAACTGTAGTTTGTAGCCCAAAGCTATCTGTTTACTCATCAATTGTCTCTAGCCCAGCAGAATTACAAGATATTGATGTGGTGAAGCCTGATTATTGGGTACCTGATGAAGCAGCTTATTTCCATGTTCCAAATAGAATCCATGTTACACGAACTAGGGGTGATTATCATGCTATATCGAGATCAGATAATCAAGTTGATACTGGATCCGCAAGAAAACCACCTGGTAGAGGTTCCTCTGCCGTTCCCAAGAAATTGGCTGTGGATGGCCCAGTCACAGGGATTCTTGATAATAATCCTTCTAAGGAGGCCATTTTGTCATTCTCATCAGATTCAATTGATCACAAGGTCCAG catgCTAAAGTGAAGGAGATAGCTGTTCAATGCGCAAAACAGATGCAAAAGGAGGAAGAAAGGACGAGGGAACAAAAGGCAAAAGGTCTTGCAAATTTAGAAGAACCGAACATATGCTTAGTGGCACAaaacatgaaacaaaaattgaattCCTTATCACGAAAAGGTAATGTGCAGCATCAAGAAGATTCTGGAGTTGATATTGCTTCTCAAACTATTGTTGTAACTAGTGACCCTCCGGGTGATATTGTGGGGAATACTGAGACATTGGTACTGGCAACTGATAGTGGGAACAAAAAACATGGAACATTTGTTTCTTTGCACTTGAATTCTGCTTCAAGTACCCCAAGAGAAGTTTCCCAAGATTCTGCAATTTTTCATGGGCCGCCACTGGATCTGCAGCATGAGACAAAGACTACAGATGTTAGAAACAAAAATTTTAGTACAGAGTCTCATGTTGGTGGTGTGTCTAAGCACAAGCAGATGGGCTACAGACGAAGGCAGAAAGTCCCACTGGAGAAAAGTTCAGATAAGAAGCCAATCATGGCGGAAAATATGGACTCGGAGTATCTAGATGAGGTTGTGCTTGAGAGAAGCTCAGAAAATTCTTCTGAGGGTAATACACCTGCACCAATTAATGATAAGTTGCTGAACAATGAGGATCCTTATCTTCAGTATAAGAAGAAAAGCAGTAGAAACCCAAGGAATAAGAACAAGGATGACATCTCGATGAGCTCTAGTTTAATTTCTTATGCACATTCTGATGAAAATGTTGAAGAACATTTATGTGAAAGTTCCCAGTCTCATTCCCCAGCATTGGTTGCAGAAACTTTATTAGTTCCTGCCCAAGTTGCTGCTGGAAATGCTGAAAGTCAAGACTCCAAGGATGGTATACATTCTCACCAAGTGTGTTCTAAAATTATTAAAGCTCATGGTAGGATGAGCAACCACTGGAAGCCTCATGCTCCCAGAAGACCAGCAAGAAACCAGCAAGTTCATAGGCCTATGGATAAGGTCCATGGAAGTGAGACTGTCATCTGGGCACCTATAAAGCCTCGAAACAAGAATGAAGAATATGAGGAAAGCAGCCAGAGTGGTATTATAGGAAGTGACCATCAGTCTTCAGAAAGGAATGAGCATGATATGAATGGTGCAAGAACAAAGAGGGCTGAAATGGATCGATATGTTCCTAGACCAGTAGCCAAAGAACTATTGCAGCAAGAAAACACACAAAAATCTTCATCTGATGTTAATCAGTCAGGTGACATGCCTGAGAAGCCTTGCTTAGATTCTAAAGGTGCTGGGATGAGTAAATCGGATGGGTCATCAGGTAGGAGAACAGACATCATTGCTGATAAAAAGAACAGAGAGAATAGACGTACCAAACAAGGGATGGCACATGCCTCTTGGCGTCAGAGAAGTTCAACTGAATCAACTTTACCTTTACAGAGTTTGAATGAAAGCTTAAACTCTTCTGATGCTACTAAGCTTTTTGACAAGCCTTCTGATCAGCATCTTCAATTACCAGAACAATTTGGACCGGAGAGTAGCAGGAATTCTGTCTTAAAAGATTCAGTTGTCCTTCCTGTTGTGACTAAGGACCAAGGAAAGAAAAGCAGGGAAAGACATCAGCAAGTTCACAGAGTTGCAGGAAGCAATTATGTTGCTCTTGATCATGGCCATTTGCCGAGTGAAACAGATGATAGAAGTGGTGTCAATACTCCCATCTCAGATCTAAATGACACTGATGGAAGAACTTCTATGGCAGGTGATGGTAAGAATATAGGTGGTGAGCATATCAGAGCTCATGGTCACTGGAAACCAAAATCTCGGCCTTATTTTCGAAATCAAAAGCAGGAAAATAGGGACAATGGTGGACAAAGAATTTCTTGTCATAATGGTACGACTGAGAAATTCACTTCTCCAGGCTCCAAAACTGATCCTTCACGTGATGATGGTTCTCACGTGGTGATGGCTGCAGATAATGATGTACCTCCAGGAAATAGAAATGCTCAGCATGAAAGTAAGGTATCTCCTCCGCACCAACGTGGACACCACAATGGGCATTTTAACAGAGTGCAGGAAGCAATATATAAGGGTAAGGACTTGGCACAAGTTACTGGAAAATTAAATGCTCAGATAAATGAAGAAAGGCCAAAGAACAATGCACATCTTGAATATAAGCCAATTGGTTCTTCTAGTGAGCCAAGTGATTTATGCCAGTCAAACTTCAGTGTTGATCAAGGAGCACTGGTTCATCGTGTTTCCAAACAAAGGTACAGGGAACAAGTTCAGAGTCAAACAAGAAACCGTAGTCACTTCTTCAAGCAGAATACTGGTGCAACTGCTCTTGTTGGTGAAGAGTGA